DNA from Chitinophagales bacterium:
TGGTGGTTTTAATTCTTTACATAAAGGCCTGGCACGTTATATCAAGCTGCAATATCAAGAGCGACTATTACCTATAGCGAAGGTTCCTATGCTGATTTCTCTGATGGCGGCTGAAGACCGCACCGGCAGGGGAGGAGATCACATTCCGTTTCGTCAGCGTGGCTATACCGCTATCCGATTCACTTCAGCAAATGAAAATGGAAATGCTAATGTCACAGATCCGGGCTATATAGATAATCAGCATACCTCGCGTGATGTGCTTGGGTATGATACTAACAGCGATGGCTCCCTGGATAGTTTCTTAGTAGATGTGCATTATCTGGCAAGAAACGCTCAGATCAACGCGGAAGCTGCGGCTATTGCGGCAATAAGTCCAAAAACACCAGACTTTGATTTGTCTCTAAATGGAAATCAATTTAACATCACAATCCATTCAGCGGAAAGCTATCCAAAATATGATATAGGAGTACGAACTCTATCGTATGATTTCGACTCTGTATATACCATTTATGGAACAACAGGAACGGTGACTACACCGGGTAGCGCTATCTATTATGTAAGCGTGGCATCTGTTGATTCAGATGGAGTAGAAAGCCTGTTCAGCGGAGAAAAGATGGAACATATTACAGGAATTCATGACCCATATTCCGGGAAGGGAATATATCTTATGCCGGCAAAACCAAATCCGGCAGATGAAGCAGCAACCATTTCAGTGGTGGTTGAAAAAACCATTACTTATCATGAAGCAGCAATAGTGGTTATGGATTCAAATGGAAATGTAATAAAGAGATTTCCTATTGAATTAAAGAAAGGAATTAATGAAGTGCTTTTTCATCACGGGTATAATCCTTCCGGCAGCTATGTATATCAATTGGTGATTGATGGTAATATAGCAGATGCAAAAAAAATGATCTTCAGCAGGTAAAATTATTTTACTGCCCCGTGAGCTTGCATTTCCATACGGAGTAGTAGAAATTCTATTTATTAAGGATAAACTTTTTC
Protein-coding regions in this window:
- a CDS encoding M28 family peptidase, coding for MKLSVVHVAGIKKKEHSSLNCYYPRQIEKRKLSEFIFLFLFLLPFSSLAQTNIICTNPIAEQVMAGNYDPAAYHLSLFSDDPNVISQGINDFINSDSLKADLEKLGTFFNRNTASDTVSPTRGIGAARRWVYQKFQQFSTSNSGHLLSSYLQFDTTICTMRRHRDVFAVLPGTDTSDHSIIIIESHLDSRCVDNCDTSCLAEGIDDNGSGTALVIELARVLSKYNFKHTIVFLANIGEEQGLFGSTAFVNYAQQKSIDIKAVLNNDIVGGVLCGHTSSPPSCSPFGDIDSTELRVFSYGGFNSLHKGLARYIKLQYQERLLPIAKVPMLISLMAAEDRTGRGGDHIPFRQRGYTAIRFTSANENGNANVTDPGYIDNQHTSRDVLGYDTNSDGSLDSFLVDVHYLARNAQINAEAAAIAAISPKTPDFDLSLNGNQFNITIHSAESYPKYDIGVRTLSYDFDSVYTIYGTTGTVTTPGSAIYYVSVASVDSDGVESLFSGEKMEHITGIHDPYSGKGIYLMPAKPNPADEAATISVVVEKTITYHEAAIVVMDSNGNVIKRFPIELKKGINEVLFHHGYNPSGSYVYQLVIDGNIADAKKMIFSR